From one Anaerobranca gottschalkii DSM 13577 genomic stretch:
- a CDS encoding transposase zinc-binding domain-containing protein encodes MATGIIKQIFEDKWGEFKEKYPIRPTVLSEVKKMLTCKDMSEGYSKFCCPTCNEVRYVGFTCKSRFCTSCGRKATEQWVEKLSKELFEVP; translated from the coding sequence ATGGCTACGGGAATAATAAAACAAATATTTGAAGATAAATGGGGAGAGTTTAAAGAAAAATACCCAATTAGGCCAACAGTATTGTCAGAAGTAAAAAAGATGCTAACTTGTAAAGATATGAGTGAAGGATATAGCAAATTTTGTTGTCCGACATGTAATGAAGTCAGATATGTAGGCTTTACCTGTAAGAGTCGCTTCTGTACATCTTGTGGTCGGAAAGCAACAGAACAGTGGGTAGAAAAATTAAGCAAAGAATTATTTGAAGTTCCC